A region from the Rosa rugosa chromosome 6, drRosRugo1.1, whole genome shotgun sequence genome encodes:
- the LOC133714412 gene encoding multiple C2 domain and transmembrane region protein 5-like codes for MSNLKLGVEVVDAHDLMPKDGQGSASAFVELHFDHQRFRTSVKERDLNPVWNESFYFNVTDPNDLSNLSLEAYVYNHGKANSKSFLGKVCLTGTSFVPYSDACVLHYPLEKRGIFSRVKGELGLKVFVTDDPSIRSSNPLPAMDSSMDRGSRHTHGQAPLQQVPNNVPNPFSDDRADSRHTFRHLPNPTIAQQQNIPSAATQPSVNYGMQEMRSEPQGPQTVRMYSGSSSQPSDYMLKETSPFLGGGQIVGGRVMRTNRPSSTYDLVEKMQYLFVRVVKARDLPMMDVTGSLDPYVEVRIGNYKGVTKHFEKQKNPEWNEVFAFAKENEQAHVLEVVVKDKDLMKDDYVGFVRFDLHEVPTRVPPDSPLAPEWYRIENKKGEKRNGELMLAVWYGTQADEAFPDAWHSDAIGPDDTSSATFAHSRSKVYHSPRLWYVRVNVIEAQDLIISDRSRFPDAYAKVQIGNQVLKTKTVQTRILNPMWNEDLMFVAAEPFDDHLIISVEDRVGSNKDETLGRVVIPLNTVERRADDRNIRGRWYNLEKHMSDAMELEGEQRKKDKERDRFSSRIHLRICLDGGYHVLDESTHYSSDLRPTAKPLWKSSIGVLELGILNANGLHPMKTRDGKGTSDTYCVAKYGHKWVRTRTINNSLSPKYNEQYTWEVFDPATVLTVGVFDNSQIFGNSNGNRDVKIGKVRIRMSTLETGRVYTHTYPLLVLHPSGVKKMGELHLAIRFSCTSLVNMMFKYSRPLLPKMHYVRPLTVMQQDMLRHQAVNIVAARLSRAEPPLRKEVVEYMSDADSHLWSMRRSKANFFRLMTVFSGLFAVGKWFGEVCMWKNPITTALVHVLFVMLVCFPELILPTVFLYMFLIGIWNFRLRPRYPPHMNTRISYADAVHPDELDEEFDTFPTSKGSDMVRMRYDRLRSVAGRIQTVVGDVATQGERMQALLSWRDPRATMLFITFCLVAAIVLYVTPFQVLVLLGGVYFMRHPRFRHKMPSAPVNFFRRLPARTDSML; via the coding sequence ATGAGCAACCTCAAGTTAGGGGTGGAGGTCGTGGATGCACATGACCTCATGCCCAAAGATGGACAGGGTTCAGCTAGTGCCTTTGTGGAGCTTCACTTTGATCATCAGAGATTCCGAACCAGTGTAAAAGAAAGAGATCTCAATCCTGTCTGGAATGAAAGCTTTTACTTCAACGTTACTGATCCAAACGACCTCTCTAACCTAAGTCTTGAAGCCTATGTTTACAACCATGGTAAAGCCAACTCCAAATCATTCTTGGGGAAGGTTTGTCTTACTGGGACATCATTTGTCCCATACTCAGATGCTTGTGTTTTGCACTATCCTTTGGAAAAGAGAGGTATTTTCTCACGTGTGAAGGGAGAGCTTGGCCTCAAAGTTTTTGTTACTGATGACCCGTCTATCAGATCCTCAAATCCACTTCCAGCAATGGACTCTTCGATGGATAGAGGTTCACGCCACACACATGGTCAAGCGCCCTTGCAACAAGTTCCAAATAATGTCCCAAACCCATTCTCTGACGACAGAGCTGATTCGAGACACACATTTCGTCACCTTCCAAATCCTACCATAGCACAACAGCAGAATATTCCTTCAGCGGCTACCCAGCCATCAGTGAACTATGGGATGCAGGAGATGAGGTCTGAACCACAGGGACCTCAAACTGTTCGCATGTACTCAGGTTCATCATCTCAACCTTCTGATTATATGCTTAAAGAGACGAGTCCTTTCCTTGGAGGGGGGCAAATTGTTGGTGGGCGGGTTATGCGTACCAACAGACCATCCAGCACCTATGACCTTGTTGAAAAGATGCAATACCTCTTTGTACGAGTTGTGAAAGCTCGCGATCTTCCTATGATGGATGTTACTGGAAGCCTTGATCCATATGTTGAAGTAAGAATAGGGAACTACAAAGGAGTTACAAAGCATTTTGAGAAGCAGAAGAACCCTGAATGGAATGAGGTGTTTGCCTTTGCAAAGGAAAATGAGCAAGCACATGTATTGGAGGTTGTGGTCAAAGACAAGGATCTTATGAAAGATGATTATGTTGGGTTTGTGCGGTTTGATCTCCATGAAGTTCCTACACGAGTTCCACCTGATAGTCCATTGGCTCCAGAATGGTATCGGATAGAAAACAAGAAAGGGGAGAAGAGGAATGGGGAACTGATGCTTGCTGTATGGTATGGCACACAAGCTGATGAGGCTTTTCCAGATGCATGGCATTCTGATGCAATTGGTCCTGATGATACTTCTTCGGCTACTTTTGCACATTCGCGCTCAAAAGTTTACCATTCACCACGATTATGGTATGTACGAGTAAATGTAATTGAGGCACAGGACTTGATTATATCTGACAGGTCTCGGTTCCCAGATGCATATGCAAAAGTACAAATTGGTAATCAGGTCCTAAAGACGAAAACAGTTCAAACTCGAATTCTGAACCCAATGTGGAATGAGGACCTGATGTTTGTTGCTGCTGAACCCTTTGATGACCATCTGATCATTTCAGTTGAAGATCGTGTTGGTTCAAACAAAGATGAGACCTTAGGAAGGGTTGTCATACCATTGAACACTGTTGAGAGGCGTGCTGATGATCGAAATATTCGTGGGCGGTGGTATAACCTTGAAAAGCACATGTCAGATGCCATGGAGCTGGAGGGAGAGCAGCGGAAGAAAGATAAAGAAAGAGATAGGTTTTCCAGCAGGATTCATCTTCGTATTTGTCTTGATGGAGGGTATCATGTGCTTGATGAGTCTACTCACTATAGTAGTGACCTTCGACCTACAGCTAAGCCGCTTTGGAAGTCATCCATTGGTGTCTTGGAGCTCGGAATTCTAAATGCTAATGGTCTACACCCAATGAAAACAAGGGATGGGAAGGGTACATCAGATACATATTGTGTAGCAAAGTATGGGCACAAATGGGTTCGTACTCGAACCATAAATAACAGTCTAAGCCCAAAGTACAATGAGCAGTACACTTGGGAGGTATTTGATCCTGCAACCGTTCTCACAGTGGGGGTTTTCGATAACTCTCAGATTTTTGGTAATTCAAATGGCAACAGAGATGTGAAAATTGGCAAGGTCAGGATTCGTATGTCTACCCTTGAGACTGGTCGCGTCTACACACACACTTACCCATTACTAGTCCTTCATCCTTCAGGTGTCAAGAAGATGGGTGAATTGCATCTTGCAATAAGATTTTCATGCACATCACTGGTTAACATGATGTTCAAATACTCTAGACCTCTTTTGCCGAAGATGCATTATGTAAGGCCGTTGACTGTGATGCAGCAAGACATGCTACGTCACCAAGCTGTCAACATAGTTGCAGCCCGGCTTAGTCGGGCGGAACCACCTCTTAGGAAGGAAGTGGTGGAATACATGTCTGATGCAGATTCTCATCTTTGGAGCATGAGGCGTAGCAAGGCAAACTTTTTCAGACTGATGACTGTGTTTTCGGGATTGTTTGCTGTTGGAAAATGGTTTGGAGAAGTATGCATGTGGAAAAACCCCATCACAACAGCACTTGTACATGTTCTCTTTGTGATGCTTGTGTGCTTTCCTGAACTGATTTTGCCGACTGTTTTCCTGTACATGTTTCTGATTGGGATTTGGAATTTCCGACTTCGCCCAAGGTACCCTCCTCACATGAACACAAGGATCTCATATGCAGATGCCGTGCACCCAGATGAGCTTGATGAAGAATTCGACACATTTCCAACATCTAAGGGTTCAGATATGGTTCGGATGAGGTATGATCGCTTAAGGAGTGTTGCTGGAAGGATTCAAACGGTGGTGGGTGATGTTGCAACTCAAGGGGAGCGAATGCAGGCGCTTCTCAGCTGGCGGGATCCTCGTGCCACTATGTTATTTATCACATTCTGTCTTGTGGCTGCTATTGTGTTATACGTAACACCTTTCCAGGTTTTGGTTCTTCTTGGTGGGGTTTACTTCATGAGGCACCCCAGGTTCAGGCATAAGATGCCATCAGCCCCAGTTAACTTTTTCCGAAGGCTGCCAGCGAGGACAGATAGTATGTTGTAG